Proteins encoded in a region of the Phaenicophaeus curvirostris isolate KB17595 chromosome 1, BPBGC_Pcur_1.0, whole genome shotgun sequence genome:
- the TNFSF11 gene encoding tumor necrosis factor ligand superfamily member 11, translated as MRRASRDYTKYLRGSEELGGGAAPHESAPAPPTPAAPPPASRALLAALALLALGQVVGSLALFLYFRAQMDPTRISKEHVHCVRTLFGHQENTDFHDASFENQEAKLMPESCRSMKQALQRAVQKEVQRVMGRAPPRPEKAAMEALGMDLYQRSKPGKLPFAHLIIDDKNIPSGTRKVNLTSWHHDKGQANLSNMTFNDGRLIVNQDGFYYLYANICFRHHETSGNLTKRGLQLMVYMTKTNLKIRRSDVLMKGGSTKYWSGNSEFHFYSVNVGGFFKLKSGEMISIQVSNPLLLDSSQEATYFGAFKVRDLD; from the exons ATGCGGCGGGCCAGCAGAGACTACACCAAGTACCTGCGCGGCTCCGAGGAGCTGGGAGGCGGTGCCGCCCCCCACGAGagcgccccggccccgccgacccccgcagccccgccgcccgcctCCAGGGCCCTGCTCGCCGCCCTCGCCCTCCTGGCGCTGGGGCAGGTGGTCGGCAGCCTCGCCCTCTTCCTCTACTTCCGAGCGCAG atgGACCCTACTAGAATTTCAAAAGAACATGTACACTGTGTCAGAACGCTTTTTGGACAtcaagaaaatacagatttccaTGATGCATCCTTTGAAAATCAAGAAGCAAAGTTAATGCCAGAATCATGTAGAAGCATGAAACAGGCTCTACAAAGAGCTGTACAGAAG GAAGTCCAGCGTGTTATGGGAAGAGCACCACCAAGACCAGAAAAAG CTGCAATGGAGGCATTAGGAATGGATCTGTACCAGAGAAGCAAACCTGGGAAGCTGCCATTTGCCCATCTCATTATTGATGATAAGAATATTCCATCTG gAACTCGAAAAGTGAACCTCACATCTTGGCATCATGACAAAGGCCAGGCAAACTTATCAAATATGACATTCAATGATGGAAGACTAATTGTTAATCAAGACGGTTTCTACTACCTTTATGCCAACATTTGTTTTAGACATCATGAAACTTCAGGAAACCTGACTAAAAGAGGGCTTCAGCTGATGGTGTATATGACTAAGACAAACCTTAAAATAAGGCGCTCTGATGTGTTGATGAAGGGAGGAAGCACCAAATACTGGTCAGGGAAttcagaatttcatttttattctgtaaatgtaggagggttttttaaattaaaatctggTGAAATGATAAGTATCCAGGTATCAAACCCACTGCTACTAGATTCATCACAAGAAGCAACTTATTTTGGGGCATTTAAAGTAAGGGATTTAGACTGA